The Geodermatophilaceae bacterium NBWT11 genome has a segment encoding these proteins:
- a CDS encoding methyltransferase domain-containing protein, producing MPTDAPLPLASDGYPLAGGVERRDVGDAESVRANRGWWDAAAPAYLAEHGADLGDADFLWCPEGLREADAHLLGDVAGRRVLELGCGSAPCARWLTAAGAEVLALDLSAGMLARARELAETTGLHPTLLQADVGALPLATDSVDLACSAFGGLPFVADVRGALGEVARVLRPGGRFVASVNHPLRWPFPDSPDPADLTVVGSYFDRTPYVETDGADTVVYVEHHRTVGDWVRDVVGAGFVLTDLVEPEWIPGRTQTWGQWSPARGALVPGTLVLVCDLPA from the coding sequence ATGCCCACCGACGCTCCGCTGCCACTGGCCTCCGACGGCTACCCGCTGGCCGGCGGGGTCGAGCGCCGGGACGTCGGCGACGCCGAGTCGGTGCGGGCCAACCGGGGCTGGTGGGACGCCGCGGCCCCGGCCTACCTCGCCGAGCACGGTGCCGACCTCGGTGACGCGGACTTCCTGTGGTGCCCGGAGGGACTGCGCGAAGCCGACGCGCACCTGCTGGGCGACGTGGCCGGCCGGCGGGTGCTGGAGCTGGGCTGCGGCTCGGCGCCGTGTGCCCGCTGGCTGACCGCCGCCGGCGCCGAGGTGCTCGCCCTGGACCTGTCGGCCGGGATGCTGGCCCGGGCCCGCGAGCTGGCGGAGACGACCGGGCTGCACCCGACGCTCCTGCAAGCCGACGTCGGGGCGCTGCCGCTGGCCACGGACTCCGTCGACCTGGCCTGCTCGGCGTTCGGCGGGCTGCCGTTCGTGGCCGACGTCCGCGGCGCGCTGGGCGAGGTGGCCCGGGTGCTGCGTCCGGGCGGCCGGTTCGTCGCGTCGGTGAACCACCCGCTGCGCTGGCCCTTCCCCGACTCCCCCGACCCGGCCGACCTCACCGTGGTGGGCTCCTACTTCGACCGCACGCCCTACGTGGAGACCGACGGCGCGGACACCGTGGTCTACGTGGAGCACCACCGCACGGTCGGGGACTGGGTGCGCGACGTGGTGGGTGCCGGCTTCGTGCTCACCGACCTGGTCGAGCCGGAGTGGATCCCGGGCCGCACCCAGACGTGGGGCCAGTGGTCCCCCGCCCGCGGCGCCCTGGTCCCCGGCACCCTCGTCCTGGTCTGCGACCTGCCTGCCTGA
- a CDS encoding 30S ribosomal protein S1, with translation MTSTQVRPDSTTAPQVAVNDIGTAEDFLAAIDQTIKYFNDGDIVEGVIVKVDRDEVLLDIGYKTEGVIPSRELSIKHDVDPNEVVSVGDEVEALVLQKEDKEGRLILSKKRAQYERAWGTIEAKKEADEVVTGTVIEVVKGGLILDIGLRGFLPASLVEMRRVRDLQPYVGRELEAKIIELDKNRNNVVLSRRQWLEQTQSEVRSEFLNKLAKGQVRTGQVSSIVNFGAFVDLGGVDGLVHVSELSWKHIDHPSEVVEVGQEVTVEVLDVDLDRERVSLSLKATQEDPWRQFARTHQIGQVVPGKVTKLVPFGAFVRVDEGIEGLVHISELAERHVEIPEQVAQVGDELLVKVIDIDLDRRRISLSLKQANEGVIAEDDQFDPAAYGMAAAYDEQGNYVYPEGFDSDTGEWLEGFDAAREAWEKQYADAQARFEAHQKQITAAREADAEAAAGGSYSSDAPVDSDSGPAASTGSSSGGSSSGGGTLASDEALAALRAKLAGGE, from the coding sequence ATGACCTCCACTCAGGTCCGTCCCGACAGCACCACCGCACCGCAGGTCGCCGTGAACGACATCGGCACCGCGGAGGACTTCCTCGCAGCCATCGACCAGACGATCAAGTACTTCAACGACGGCGACATCGTCGAGGGCGTCATCGTCAAGGTCGACCGCGACGAGGTGCTGCTGGACATCGGCTACAAGACCGAGGGCGTCATCCCCTCGCGTGAGCTGTCCATCAAGCACGACGTCGACCCCAACGAGGTCGTCTCCGTCGGCGACGAGGTGGAAGCCCTGGTCCTCCAGAAGGAGGACAAGGAAGGGCGTCTGATCCTGTCCAAGAAGCGCGCCCAGTACGAGCGCGCCTGGGGCACGATCGAGGCCAAGAAGGAAGCCGACGAGGTCGTCACCGGCACCGTCATCGAGGTCGTCAAGGGCGGTCTCATCCTGGACATCGGCCTGCGCGGGTTCCTCCCGGCGTCGCTGGTCGAGATGCGTCGCGTCCGCGACCTGCAGCCCTACGTGGGCCGCGAGCTCGAGGCCAAGATCATCGAGCTGGACAAGAACCGCAACAACGTCGTCCTCTCCCGTCGTCAGTGGCTGGAGCAGACCCAGTCCGAGGTCCGCAGCGAGTTCCTCAACAAGCTCGCCAAGGGCCAGGTCCGGACCGGGCAGGTCTCCTCGATCGTCAACTTCGGTGCCTTCGTGGACCTGGGTGGCGTCGACGGCCTGGTGCACGTCTCCGAGCTGTCCTGGAAGCACATCGACCACCCGTCCGAGGTCGTCGAGGTCGGCCAGGAGGTCACCGTCGAGGTCCTCGACGTCGACCTGGACCGTGAGCGCGTCTCCCTGTCGCTGAAGGCGACCCAGGAGGACCCGTGGCGTCAGTTCGCCCGGACCCACCAGATCGGGCAGGTCGTGCCCGGCAAGGTCACCAAGCTGGTCCCCTTCGGTGCGTTCGTGCGCGTCGACGAGGGCATCGAGGGCCTGGTGCACATCTCCGAGCTGGCCGAGCGCCACGTGGAGATCCCGGAGCAGGTCGCGCAGGTCGGCGACGAGCTCCTGGTCAAGGTCATCGACATCGACCTGGACCGTCGTCGCATCTCGCTGTCGCTGAAGCAGGCCAACGAGGGCGTCATCGCCGAGGACGACCAGTTCGACCCGGCTGCCTACGGCATGGCCGCTGCCTACGACGAGCAGGGCAACTACGTCTACCCCGAGGGCTTCGACTCCGACACCGGTGAGTGGCTCGAGGGCTTCGACGCTGCTCGTGAGGCGTGGGAGAAGCAGTACGCCGACGCCCAGGCGCGCTTCGAGGCGCACCAGAAGCAGATCACGGCGGCCCGCGAGGCCGACGCCGAGGCGGCTGCCGGTGGCAGCTACTCCAGCGACGCCCCCGTGGACTCGGACTCCGGTCCGGCTGCCAGCACCGGTTCCTCCTCCGGTGGCAGCAGCAGCGGCGGCGGCACCCTGGCCTCCGACGAGGCCCTGGCCGCGCTGCGCGCCAAGCTCGCCGGCGGCGAGTGA
- a CDS encoding dephospho-CoA kinase → MLRIGLTGGIGSGKSTVAARLVEHGAVLVDADRIAREVVEPGTDGLAAVAAAFGDGVLAEDGSLDRPALAAVVFGDAGQRARLDGIVHPLVRARAAELVAAAPQDAVVVQDVPLLVETGQAGSYDLVLVVRADEGTRVARLVGRGLTAADARARIASQATDAERAAVADVVLDNDGDREQLLAQVDRFWSDRVAPGR, encoded by the coding sequence GTGCTGAGGATCGGGTTGACCGGGGGCATCGGGTCGGGCAAGTCGACCGTGGCCGCCCGGCTGGTGGAGCACGGCGCCGTGCTGGTGGACGCCGACCGGATCGCCCGGGAGGTGGTGGAGCCCGGGACCGACGGCCTGGCGGCGGTGGCGGCGGCCTTCGGGGACGGCGTGCTCGCCGAGGACGGCTCGTTGGACCGTCCGGCGCTGGCAGCGGTGGTCTTCGGTGACGCCGGCCAGCGAGCGCGGCTTGACGGGATCGTGCACCCCCTGGTGCGCGCCCGGGCCGCCGAGCTGGTCGCTGCGGCCCCCCAGGACGCCGTGGTGGTCCAGGACGTGCCCCTGCTGGTGGAGACCGGCCAGGCCGGCTCCTACGACCTCGTGCTGGTCGTCCGCGCCGACGAGGGGACCCGGGTGGCCCGACTCGTCGGTCGGGGTCTCACCGCCGCCGATGCCCGGGCCCGGATCGCCAGTCAGGCCACGGACGCCGAACGGGCCGCGGTGGCCGACGTGGTGCTGGACAACGACGGCGACCGGGAGCAGCTCCTGGCGCAGGTGGACCGGTTCTGGTCCGACCGGGTCGCACCCGGCCGCTGA
- a CDS encoding CapA family protein: MRPLAVAVAVGVVTVGTGTLVLLQTLRPAPPAAQEGTGAPPTTVSLAIGGAVSFGGRTLPLLDDPAGPFAGTADVLRAADVALVDLVAPEDGSTPPAAAITALAHAGVDGVARLDPRWSGPAGTESTAGLAAAGLGHGDTWVAHTGPLAVSVLNGTADPADRSRLLAGVTGADRAGDVVVVRLAAPPGGGCPGGAPPELTAALVAAGADVVVGGAPAGRPGSWAGADDAAWVLPAPGPLLLAADGGPVDSEVVVLRVGPDGVRHVETVLLRTDAFGRALPAAAAPPRTPPCAPSTSR, translated from the coding sequence GTGCGGCCGCTCGCGGTCGCCGTCGCCGTCGGGGTGGTGACCGTGGGCACGGGCACCCTCGTCCTGCTCCAGACGCTGCGCCCGGCGCCGCCCGCGGCGCAGGAGGGGACCGGGGCCCCGCCGACGACGGTCAGCCTCGCCATCGGCGGTGCGGTCTCGTTCGGCGGCCGCACACTGCCCCTGCTCGACGACCCGGCGGGGCCCTTCGCCGGCACGGCCGACGTCCTGCGGGCGGCCGACGTCGCCCTGGTCGACCTCGTGGCCCCCGAGGACGGGTCCACTCCCCCGGCGGCGGCGATCACCGCCCTGGCCCATGCGGGGGTCGACGGCGTCGCCCGACTCGACCCCCGGTGGTCCGGCCCGGCGGGGACGGAGAGCACGGCGGGGCTGGCCGCCGCCGGGCTCGGGCACGGCGACACGTGGGTCGCGCACACGGGTCCGCTGGCCGTGTCGGTGCTCAACGGAACAGCCGACCCCGCCGACCGCAGCCGGCTGCTGGCCGGTGTGACCGGGGCGGACCGGGCCGGGGACGTCGTCGTCGTCCGGCTCGCGGCCCCGCCTGGCGGGGGCTGTCCCGGCGGGGCGCCCCCCGAGCTCACCGCGGCTCTCGTGGCCGCAGGTGCCGACGTGGTGGTCGGCGGCGCCCCGGCGGGCAGGCCGGGGTCGTGGGCCGGCGCGGACGACGCGGCCTGGGTGCTCCCTGCGCCCGGCCCCCTCCTCCTCGCAGCCGACGGCGGTCCGGTGGACTCCGAGGTCGTCGTCCTCCGGGTGGGCCCCGACGGGGTCCGGCACGTCGAGACCGTCCTCCTCCGGACCGACGCCTTCGGCCGGGCGCTGCCGGCGGCCGCAGCACCGCCCCGGACACCCCCCTGCGCCCCTTCCACGAGCCGCTGA
- a CDS encoding SsgA family sporulation/cell division regulator, giving the protein MASPAPGCTTRTTLHLVGPRSWTEVPATLVYDPADPFAVRVRFGGRPGEDGGVDGVEWLLGRDLVHAGLSRPAGDGDVRLWPARTAVDVLFLELRAPSGHALFELSRSVVADFLRATERLVPRGAESEAPGVDAELLALLHDGGADPTGR; this is encoded by the coding sequence ATGGCGAGTCCTGCCCCGGGGTGCACGACCCGGACCACGCTGCACCTGGTCGGTCCGCGGTCGTGGACCGAGGTCCCCGCCACCCTCGTCTACGACCCGGCCGACCCCTTCGCCGTCCGCGTCCGCTTCGGTGGCCGGCCCGGCGAGGACGGCGGCGTCGACGGTGTCGAGTGGCTGCTGGGCCGCGACCTCGTGCACGCCGGCCTCTCCCGTCCCGCCGGGGACGGCGACGTGCGCCTGTGGCCGGCCCGCACCGCCGTGGACGTCCTCTTCCTCGAGCTGCGGGCGCCCTCGGGCCACGCCCTGTTCGAGCTCTCCCGCAGCGTGGTCGCGGACTTCCTCCGGGCCACCGAACGGCTCGTCCCCCGCGGTGCCGAGTCCGAGGCACCGGGCGTGGACGCCGAGCTGCTGGCCCTGCTCCACGACGGCGGTGCCGACCCGACCGGTCGCTGA
- a CDS encoding sigma-70 family RNA polymerase sigma factor, with amino-acid sequence MTMGLVTRPARRPEDSSAGDLELIRRLQAGDRTAVEDLYDRFRRPAFALARRVLADDTLAEDVLQDVFLTVWKAPHAFDTARGSFASWLLAMVHHKAVDAVRREESHRRRQTRVEDDLRLTEPVSHRDVEDEAWDRVVSERVRTALQALPAPQREALTLAYYGGYTQREVAALTGTPLGTVKTRMLAGMRRLKENLGGVVVGSALGSALGTAVEGGTR; translated from the coding sequence GTGACCATGGGACTCGTGACCCGACCTGCCAGGCGCCCGGAGGACTCCTCCGCCGGCGACCTCGAGCTGATCCGTCGGTTGCAGGCCGGGGACCGGACCGCCGTCGAGGACCTCTACGACCGCTTCCGCCGGCCCGCGTTCGCCCTCGCCCGGCGGGTGCTCGCCGACGACACGCTGGCCGAGGACGTGCTGCAGGACGTGTTCCTGACCGTCTGGAAGGCCCCGCACGCCTTCGACACCGCGCGGGGCTCCTTCGCCTCCTGGCTGTTGGCGATGGTCCACCACAAGGCGGTCGACGCGGTCCGGCGCGAGGAGTCCCACCGCCGCCGCCAGACCCGGGTCGAGGACGACCTGCGGCTCACCGAACCGGTCTCGCACCGGGACGTGGAGGACGAGGCGTGGGACCGGGTGGTCTCCGAGCGGGTGCGCACCGCCCTGCAGGCACTGCCGGCTCCCCAGCGCGAGGCGCTGACGCTGGCCTACTACGGCGGTTACACCCAGCGCGAGGTCGCGGCGTTGACCGGCACCCCGCTGGGCACGGTCAAGACCCGCATGCTGGCCGGGATGCGCCGGTTGAAGGAGAACCTGGGCGGCGTCGTCGTCGGGTCCGCCCTGGGCAGCGCCCTGGGTACGGCGGTCGAGGGGGGCACGCGATGA
- a CDS encoding TIGR02611 family protein — MGRRKWRRRIAARKTVDTAYRAGVGVVGALLLAVGLVTIPLPGPGWLTVIAALFVLASEFTWAEQVLEFTKRYVKLWTDWIGRQSMWVRVLIGLATAAFVYGVIVCVLHLTGVPDWVPGWVPLWR; from the coding sequence ATCGGCCGGCGGAAGTGGCGCCGACGGATCGCCGCGCGCAAGACCGTGGACACCGCCTACCGGGCCGGCGTCGGCGTCGTCGGTGCGCTGCTGCTCGCCGTCGGGCTGGTCACCATCCCGCTGCCGGGCCCCGGCTGGCTGACGGTCATCGCGGCGTTGTTCGTGCTGGCCTCGGAGTTCACCTGGGCCGAGCAGGTCCTGGAGTTCACCAAGCGCTACGTGAAGCTCTGGACCGACTGGATCGGCCGGCAGTCGATGTGGGTCCGGGTGCTCATCGGCCTGGCCACCGCGGCCTTCGTCTACGGCGTCATCGTGTGCGTGCTGCACCTGACCGGGGTGCCCGACTGGGTCCCGGGGTGGGTGCCGCTCTGGCGGTAG
- a CDS encoding LLM class flavin-dependent oxidoreductase, protein MARKRFGIFLPPHHVPVGQNPTYSLQRDVQLVQTLDQMGYDEAWFGEHHSCGVEPLGDPLMFIAHCAQVTKHIKLGAGVLSLPYHNPFLVADRVVLLDHLTRGRAMLGVGPGALATDALMLGIDPKDTRAALETDVEVLMHLLRSDEPISIKTDRYELVDARLQLDSFSDPHLEVATAAIVSPSGPRLVGKHGLGMISIGATMSQDGFDALKMHWDVVEERAQEFGQTVDRSGWRLVGPMHIADTRDQAIKDVAYGIDAWFDYLQHTAAAPQLGVLGENTKERIEFVIESGMGVIGTVDDAIQKIEQLEEQSNGGFGAYLMFAHNWAPWEQTLHHYHLFANHVIPQFKGTTRKLKANEAWTRSVREPLAARQWDAINSWTAQHAEERAQATGGKVVTAQA, encoded by the coding sequence ATGGCCCGCAAGCGCTTCGGCATCTTCCTGCCCCCGCACCACGTCCCGGTCGGCCAGAACCCGACCTACTCGCTGCAGCGCGACGTCCAGCTCGTCCAGACCCTGGACCAGATGGGCTACGACGAGGCCTGGTTCGGCGAGCACCACTCCTGCGGCGTCGAGCCGCTGGGCGACCCGCTGATGTTCATCGCGCACTGCGCGCAGGTCACCAAGCACATCAAGCTCGGCGCCGGGGTGCTCTCCCTGCCCTACCACAACCCCTTCCTGGTGGCCGACCGCGTCGTGCTGCTGGACCACCTGACCCGCGGCCGGGCGATGCTGGGCGTGGGCCCGGGCGCGCTGGCCACCGACGCGCTGATGCTGGGCATCGACCCGAAGGACACCCGCGCGGCGCTGGAGACCGACGTCGAGGTGCTCATGCACCTGCTGCGCAGCGACGAGCCGATCTCGATCAAGACCGACCGCTACGAGCTGGTCGACGCCCGGCTGCAGCTGGACTCCTTCTCCGACCCGCACCTGGAGGTCGCCACCGCGGCCATCGTGTCGCCGTCGGGGCCCCGCCTGGTGGGCAAGCACGGGCTCGGGATGATCTCCATCGGCGCGACCATGAGCCAGGACGGCTTCGACGCGCTGAAGATGCACTGGGACGTCGTCGAGGAGCGGGCGCAGGAGTTCGGCCAGACCGTCGACCGCTCCGGCTGGCGCCTGGTGGGCCCCATGCACATCGCCGACACCCGCGACCAGGCCATCAAGGACGTCGCCTACGGCATCGACGCCTGGTTCGACTACCTGCAGCACACCGCGGCGGCCCCGCAGCTGGGCGTGCTCGGGGAGAACACCAAGGAGCGCATCGAGTTCGTCATCGAGAGCGGCATGGGCGTCATCGGGACCGTGGACGACGCGATCCAGAAGATCGAGCAGCTGGAGGAGCAGTCCAACGGCGGCTTCGGCGCCTACCTCATGTTCGCCCACAACTGGGCGCCGTGGGAGCAGACGCTGCACCACTACCACCTGTTCGCCAACCACGTGATCCCCCAGTTCAAGGGCACGACGAGGAAGCTCAAGGCGAACGAGGCCTGGACCCGCAGCGTCCGCGAGCCGCTCGCGGCCCGCCAGTGGGACGCGATCAACTCCTGGACCGCCCAGCACGCCGAGGAGCGCGCCCAGGCCACCGGCGGGAAGGTCGTCACCGCGCAGGCCTGA
- a CDS encoding HNH endonuclease encodes MTSQPDRAARLAAAVERDGPTCIWCGRAFDRYVRPTTEHVVPRVKGGPSWPENEVAACSRCNGARGHRGAVEWLGECRARGWSPDAERVARALESLAAAVARRGGQRRARPHLDAQLRRLRAG; translated from the coding sequence GTGACCTCCCAGCCCGACCGCGCCGCCCGGCTGGCCGCTGCGGTGGAGCGGGACGGGCCCACCTGCATCTGGTGCGGGCGGGCCTTCGACCGGTACGTGCGGCCCACCACCGAGCACGTGGTGCCCCGGGTCAAGGGCGGCCCGTCGTGGCCGGAGAACGAGGTCGCTGCGTGCAGTCGCTGCAACGGGGCCCGTGGGCACCGGGGCGCGGTGGAGTGGCTGGGGGAGTGCCGGGCCCGGGGGTGGTCCCCGGACGCCGAGCGGGTCGCCCGGGCGCTGGAGTCCCTGGCCGCGGCGGTCGCCCGACGGGGTGGCCAGCGGCGGGCCCGGCCGCACCTGGACGCCCAGCTGCGCCGGCTGCGGGCCGGGTAG
- a CDS encoding sulfurase has translation MAVVGRVEQLLVHPVKSMAATPLERVEVTSAGLAGDRGRVVVDAATGERLREKTAPGLAAIDPTGDDAAARVSAALGRTVRIEDAGAPQVMVAAVHLVSRQALERAAAGDVPAGCSAHDPRANVRLDLPEDDERDWVGRELVLGGTRLLVTRLPRHCLGVYADVVTPGPVGVGDPVELG, from the coding sequence GTGGCGGTCGTCGGTCGGGTCGAGCAGCTGCTGGTGCACCCGGTGAAGAGCATGGCGGCCACCCCGCTGGAGCGGGTCGAGGTCACCTCCGCCGGCCTGGCCGGGGACCGGGGCCGGGTGGTGGTCGACGCGGCGACCGGTGAGCGGCTGCGGGAGAAGACCGCGCCGGGACTCGCTGCGATCGACCCGACCGGGGACGACGCCGCCGCCCGGGTCTCGGCGGCGCTGGGGCGGACCGTCCGCATCGAGGACGCCGGGGCACCGCAGGTCATGGTGGCTGCAGTGCACCTGGTGAGCCGCCAGGCCCTGGAACGGGCCGCGGCCGGGGACGTGCCGGCGGGCTGCTCGGCCCACGACCCGCGGGCCAACGTCCGGCTGGACCTGCCCGAGGACGACGAGCGGGACTGGGTCGGCCGTGAGCTCGTCCTGGGCGGCACCCGACTGCTGGTCACCCGGCTGCCCCGGCACTGCCTGGGCGTCTACGCCGACGTGGTGACCCCCGGCCCGGTCGGGGTGGGGGACCCGGTCGAACTCGGCTGA
- a CDS encoding threonine--tRNA ligase codes for MSAAPAESAVVTVEVPAGTTATQALKDAGVPLKGADAAVVVRVDGELKDLAWTPDVATTVEPVPASSPDGRAVIRHSAAHVLAQAVQDLFPGTRLGIGPPVTDGFYYDVDPERPFTPEDLQAIEKRMQAIVKEGQFFARREISDEEARVELAHEPYKMELIGLKGGAGDVAEGADVEVGGAQLTMYDNLDPRSKERVWTDLCRGPHLPRTSNIPAFALTRVAAAYWRGSEKNPQLQRVYGTAWESKDALRAYQEHLAEAERRDHRRLGVELDLFSFPDEIGSGLAVFHPKGGVVKREMEDYVRNRHIEEGFSYVGSPHISKGGLFETSGHLPYYEDTMFPAMDLENSKYYLKAMNCPMHNLIFRSRGRSYRELPLRFFEFGSVYRYEKSGVVHGLTRVRGLTQDDSHSYVTPEAAPEEIRHLLAFVLGLLKDFGLDDYYLELSTRGESDKFIGSDEEWAVATRVLEDAARETGLELVPDPGGAAFYGPKISVQARDAIGRTWQMSTIQYDFNQPARFGLEYSAADGTRQQPVMIHSAKFGSIERFFGVLTEHYAGAFPAWLAPVQVVGIPITDEQVPYLTDLAREMRRQGLRVEVDDSDDRMQKKIRTASKQKVPFVLIAGATDAEAGAVSFRYRDGSQRNGVPVQDAIEAVREWVASRRNDDPTAPVSEPAS; via the coding sequence GTGTCAGCCGCGCCTGCCGAGTCCGCCGTCGTCACCGTCGAGGTGCCGGCCGGGACCACGGCCACCCAGGCGCTCAAGGACGCCGGCGTCCCCCTGAAGGGCGCCGACGCCGCCGTCGTCGTCCGGGTGGACGGCGAGCTGAAGGACCTCGCGTGGACCCCGGACGTGGCCACCACCGTGGAGCCGGTCCCGGCGTCGAGCCCGGACGGGCGCGCGGTCATCCGGCACTCGGCCGCCCACGTGCTGGCCCAGGCCGTGCAGGACCTCTTCCCGGGCACCCGGCTGGGCATCGGCCCGCCGGTCACCGACGGCTTCTACTACGACGTGGACCCCGAGCGGCCCTTCACCCCCGAGGACCTGCAGGCGATCGAGAAGCGCATGCAGGCCATCGTCAAGGAGGGCCAGTTCTTCGCCCGGCGGGAGATCTCCGACGAGGAGGCCCGGGTCGAGCTGGCGCACGAGCCCTACAAGATGGAGCTGATCGGGCTCAAGGGCGGCGCGGGGGACGTGGCCGAGGGCGCCGACGTCGAGGTGGGCGGCGCGCAGCTGACCATGTACGACAACCTCGACCCGAGGTCGAAGGAGCGGGTCTGGACCGACCTGTGCCGCGGCCCGCACCTGCCCCGCACCTCGAACATCCCGGCGTTCGCGCTGACCCGGGTGGCCGCTGCCTACTGGCGCGGCAGCGAGAAGAACCCGCAGCTGCAGCGGGTGTACGGCACCGCGTGGGAGTCCAAGGACGCGCTGAGGGCGTACCAGGAGCACCTGGCCGAGGCCGAGCGGCGCGACCACCGCCGGCTCGGGGTCGAGCTGGACCTCTTCAGCTTCCCCGACGAGATCGGCTCCGGACTGGCCGTCTTCCACCCCAAGGGCGGGGTGGTCAAGCGGGAGATGGAGGACTACGTCCGCAACCGGCACATCGAGGAGGGCTTCTCCTACGTCGGTTCCCCGCACATCTCCAAGGGCGGGCTGTTCGAGACCTCGGGGCACCTGCCGTACTACGAGGACACGATGTTCCCGGCGATGGACCTGGAGAACTCGAAGTACTACCTCAAGGCCATGAACTGCCCGATGCACAACCTGATCTTCCGGTCGCGCGGGCGGTCCTACCGCGAGCTGCCGCTGCGGTTCTTCGAGTTCGGGTCGGTGTACCGGTACGAGAAGTCCGGCGTCGTGCACGGCCTGACCCGGGTGCGCGGGCTGACCCAGGACGACTCGCACTCCTACGTCACCCCGGAGGCGGCGCCGGAGGAGATCCGCCACCTGCTGGCCTTCGTGCTCGGACTGCTCAAGGACTTCGGCCTCGACGACTACTACCTGGAGCTGTCCACCCGCGGGGAGTCGGACAAGTTCATCGGCTCCGACGAGGAGTGGGCGGTGGCGACCCGGGTGCTGGAGGACGCGGCACGGGAGACCGGCCTGGAGCTGGTGCCCGACCCGGGCGGCGCGGCCTTCTACGGCCCCAAGATCTCGGTGCAGGCGCGCGACGCGATCGGCCGGACCTGGCAGATGTCGACCATCCAGTACGACTTCAACCAGCCGGCCCGGTTCGGCCTGGAGTACAGCGCCGCCGACGGCACCCGCCAGCAGCCGGTCATGATCCACTCGGCCAAGTTCGGCTCCATCGAGCGGTTCTTCGGCGTCCTCACCGAGCACTACGCCGGGGCGTTCCCGGCCTGGCTGGCGCCGGTGCAGGTGGTGGGCATCCCGATCACCGACGAGCAGGTGCCCTACCTGACCGACCTGGCCCGGGAGATGCGCAGGCAGGGGCTGCGGGTCGAGGTCGACGACTCCGACGACCGGATGCAGAAGAAGATCCGCACCGCCTCCAAGCAGAAGGTGCCCTTCGTGCTCATCGCCGGGGCCACCGACGCCGAGGCCGGCGCGGTGTCCTTCCGCTACCGCGACGGCAGCCAGCGCAACGGGGTGCCCGTGCAGGACGCGATCGAGGCCGTTCGGGAGTGGGTCGCATCGCGCCGCAACGACGACCCGACCGCCCCCGTGTCCGAGCCGGCGTCGTGA
- a CDS encoding HIT domain-containing protein yields MTAGDGGPTSVFEQLWTPYRMAYIKGEGKPTGDHDCPFCLIPAMTDEDGLIVSRGETVFAVLNLFPYNAGHLMVVPYRHVADYTDLTTAEVAELGAVTQTAMRVVREVSGAHGFNVGMNQGAVAGAGIADHLHQHAVPRWGGDTNFMPVLGLTRVLPQVLAETRQLLADAWPEDAA; encoded by the coding sequence GTGACGGCCGGGGACGGCGGACCCACCTCGGTCTTCGAGCAGCTCTGGACGCCCTACCGGATGGCCTACATCAAGGGCGAGGGCAAGCCGACCGGCGACCACGACTGCCCGTTCTGCCTCATCCCGGCGATGACCGACGAGGACGGTCTGATCGTCTCCCGCGGGGAGACGGTCTTCGCCGTGCTCAACCTGTTCCCCTACAACGCCGGGCACCTCATGGTCGTGCCGTACCGGCACGTGGCCGACTACACCGACCTGACGACGGCGGAGGTGGCCGAGCTCGGCGCGGTGACCCAGACGGCGATGCGGGTCGTCCGCGAGGTCAGCGGTGCGCACGGGTTCAACGTCGGGATGAACCAGGGCGCGGTCGCCGGGGCCGGCATCGCCGACCACCTGCACCAGCACGCGGTGCCCCGCTGGGGCGGGGACACCAACTTCATGCCGGTGCTCGGGCTGACCCGGGTGCTGCCGCAGGTGCTGGCCGAGACCCGGCAGCTGCTGGCCGACGCCTGGCCCGAGGACGCCGCGTAG